A part of Myxococcus landrumus genomic DNA contains:
- a CDS encoding DEAD/DEAH box helicase, with the protein MTFDELQLHDTLLRAVKAEGYTTPTPIQAKAIPHALAGKDVLGVAQTGTGKTAAFALPILQRLSAKAPAGGARPVRCLVLTPTRELAGQVGESFMTYGKNLPLRHSVIFGGVGQGAQVQSLQRGVDVLVATPGRLLDLMDQGYVSLRSLEVFVLDEADRMLDMGFIHDVRKVIKALPSKRQTLFFSATMPPEIVDLSRNLLTDPVRVEVTPVSSTAETVAQQVFFVEREQKRGLLTHLLKDGKISRALVFTRTKHGANRVAKQLEGSGVSAAAIHGNKSQNARERALDEFRSGTLRVLVATDIAARGIDIDGLSFVINYDLPNVPEQYVHRIGRTGRAGAQGTALSFCDAEERAYLRDIERTIRRSVPVVEDHPYRSGVAAPRPGASASVEAPAARGSNPGMHARGGQGGGGGRGNAPGGNARRRRGGGGGGRGGGGQGRSEGNRSARPGGSGQGGNRSNAQAPRGSGAPAQRPAAAAAPAKAKAADPLPPRRESPKWL; encoded by the coding sequence ATGACTTTCGACGAATTGCAGCTTCACGACACCCTTCTGCGCGCAGTCAAGGCGGAGGGGTACACCACGCCGACGCCCATCCAAGCGAAGGCGATTCCCCATGCCCTGGCGGGGAAGGATGTGCTGGGGGTCGCCCAGACGGGCACGGGGAAGACGGCGGCCTTCGCCCTTCCGATTCTCCAGCGGTTGTCCGCCAAGGCGCCCGCGGGTGGCGCGCGTCCTGTGCGTTGCCTTGTCCTCACCCCGACGCGCGAGCTGGCGGGGCAGGTGGGCGAGAGCTTCATGACGTACGGGAAGAACCTTCCCCTGCGGCACTCGGTGATTTTCGGCGGCGTGGGACAGGGCGCGCAGGTGCAGTCGCTCCAGCGGGGCGTGGATGTGCTGGTGGCGACGCCGGGTCGTCTGCTGGACTTGATGGACCAGGGCTATGTGTCGCTGCGCTCGCTCGAGGTGTTCGTCCTCGACGAGGCGGACCGCATGCTGGACATGGGGTTCATCCACGACGTGCGCAAGGTCATCAAGGCGCTGCCCTCCAAGCGGCAGACGCTCTTCTTCAGCGCGACGATGCCGCCGGAGATTGTGGACCTGTCGCGCAACCTGCTGACGGACCCGGTGCGCGTGGAAGTGACGCCGGTCTCCAGCACCGCGGAGACGGTCGCGCAGCAGGTGTTCTTCGTGGAGCGTGAGCAGAAGCGCGGACTCCTGACGCACCTGCTGAAGGACGGCAAGATTTCGCGGGCGCTGGTCTTCACGCGCACCAAGCACGGTGCGAACCGGGTGGCCAAGCAGCTCGAGGGCTCCGGTGTGAGCGCCGCGGCGATTCACGGCAACAAGAGCCAGAACGCCCGTGAGCGCGCGCTGGACGAGTTCCGCTCGGGGACGCTCCGGGTGCTGGTGGCCACGGATATCGCGGCGCGCGGCATCGACATCGACGGCCTGAGCTTCGTCATCAACTACGACCTGCCCAACGTGCCCGAGCAGTACGTGCACCGCATTGGCCGCACGGGCCGCGCGGGAGCGCAGGGCACGGCGCTGTCGTTCTGCGATGCCGAGGAGCGCGCGTACCTGCGTGACATCGAGCGGACCATCCGGCGCAGCGTTCCGGTGGTGGAGGACCATCCGTACCGCTCGGGTGTCGCGGCGCCGCGCCCGGGGGCTTCTGCTTCGGTGGAGGCGCCCGCGGCCCGTGGGTCGAACCCGGGGATGCACGCGCGAGGCGGGCAGGGCGGTGGCGGTGGCCGGGGCAATGCGCCCGGTGGCAACGCTCGCCGCAGGCGGGGTGGTGGCGGTGGTGGTCGTGGTGGGGGCGGCCAGGGGCGTTCCGAGGGCAATCGCTCGGCGCGTCCGGGGGGCTCCGGGCAGGGCGGCAATCGGAGCAATGCGCAGGCTCCGCGCGGTTCCGGTGCGCCCGCACAGCGTCCTGCCGCCGCGGCGGCTCCCGCGAAGGCGAAGGCGGCCGATCCGCTGCCTCCGCGACGCGAATCGCCGAAGTGGCTGTGA
- the fusA gene encoding elongation factor G produces the protein MSRNTRIERYRNIGIMAHIDAGKTTLTERVLFFTGRIHATGEVHNGSTEMDWLPQEKQRGITITSAATTAFWSPRQGPSSGTAHRINILDTPGHVDFTIEVERSLRVLDGAVAVFDSSQGVEPQSEAVWRQADRYGVPRIAFLNKMDKVGADFAMSLASIRERLGARPVAVQLPLGADSEFRGLVDLVRMKTVLFDGDGGEYRDDLPVPEDVRVQAETLRLRLIEAAADVDDGVMEKFVNGRLDDLTEAELVRALRAGTLSRALVPVLAGSAFKKKGVQMLLDAIVNYLPAPSDLPAVEGFVPGTEKTVMREPSDDGPPAALAFKLMSDKNVGNIVFLRVYSGTLRAGTVLLNPATGKRERVGRLMFMHANRREEVEEVHAGDIAAALGMKGVRTGDTLSDPEAPVVLESLSFPEPVVHLTVEARSPAELPKLEEGLHRLAAEDPSLRVGVDPESGQVLLSGMGELHLEVVVDRLKTEYGVEAHVGQPKVAYRDTVKQAVRQEYRHVRQTGGPGQYARVVLDIAPAARGAGLVFVDDTRGGSIPRELVPAIQKGVAGAMERGVRDGVALVDMEVRLVDGDTHVRDSTPQAFSLAGSLAVQEAVRRVGVQVLEPVMDVEVTTPEEYVGEVLGDLAARRGRVQGMETQGPARRVFARVPMASLFGYVTSLRGRTQGRGQASMRLGSYEPLPDARV, from the coding sequence ATGTCTCGCAATACTCGCATCGAGCGTTACCGGAACATTGGCATCATGGCTCACATTGACGCGGGCAAGACGACGCTCACCGAGCGCGTCCTGTTCTTCACCGGTCGCATCCACGCCACGGGCGAGGTGCACAACGGCTCCACGGAGATGGACTGGCTGCCGCAGGAGAAGCAGCGCGGCATCACCATCACCTCCGCGGCCACGACCGCGTTCTGGTCTCCACGCCAAGGCCCCTCGTCGGGCACGGCCCACCGCATCAACATCCTGGACACGCCGGGACACGTGGACTTCACCATCGAGGTGGAGCGCTCCCTGCGAGTGCTGGATGGCGCGGTGGCCGTGTTCGACTCGAGCCAGGGCGTGGAGCCCCAGTCGGAGGCCGTGTGGCGTCAGGCGGACCGCTACGGCGTTCCTCGCATCGCGTTCCTCAACAAGATGGACAAGGTGGGCGCGGACTTCGCCATGAGCCTTGCCTCCATCCGGGAGCGCCTGGGGGCTCGCCCCGTGGCGGTGCAGCTCCCGCTGGGCGCGGACTCGGAGTTCCGCGGACTGGTGGACCTGGTTCGCATGAAGACGGTGCTCTTCGACGGGGACGGCGGTGAGTACCGCGACGACCTCCCCGTGCCCGAGGACGTGCGCGTGCAGGCGGAGACGCTGCGCCTGCGGCTCATCGAGGCGGCGGCGGACGTGGACGATGGGGTGATGGAGAAGTTCGTGAACGGGCGGTTGGACGACCTCACGGAGGCGGAGCTCGTGCGGGCACTGCGCGCGGGCACGCTCTCGCGTGCGCTGGTTCCCGTGCTCGCGGGGTCGGCCTTCAAGAAGAAGGGAGTGCAGATGTTGCTGGACGCCATCGTGAACTATCTCCCCGCGCCGTCGGACCTGCCGGCGGTGGAAGGCTTTGTCCCGGGCACGGAGAAGACCGTCATGCGAGAGCCCTCGGACGACGGCCCTCCGGCCGCGCTCGCCTTCAAGCTCATGAGCGACAAGAACGTGGGCAACATCGTCTTCCTGCGCGTGTACTCGGGCACGTTGCGCGCGGGCACCGTCCTGCTCAACCCCGCCACCGGCAAGCGGGAGCGCGTGGGCCGGCTGATGTTCATGCATGCCAATCGCCGGGAGGAAGTGGAGGAGGTTCATGCGGGAGACATCGCCGCGGCGCTCGGCATGAAGGGCGTGCGCACGGGAGACACGCTGAGCGACCCGGAGGCCCCCGTGGTGCTGGAGTCGCTCAGCTTCCCGGAGCCCGTGGTGCACCTGACCGTGGAGGCCAGGTCTCCCGCGGAGCTGCCCAAGCTGGAAGAGGGCCTGCATCGACTGGCGGCGGAGGACCCGTCGCTACGCGTGGGCGTGGACCCGGAGAGCGGCCAGGTGCTGCTGTCCGGCATGGGTGAGCTTCACCTGGAGGTGGTCGTGGACCGGTTGAAGACGGAGTACGGCGTGGAGGCGCACGTGGGACAGCCCAAGGTGGCCTACCGCGACACCGTCAAGCAGGCGGTGCGCCAGGAGTACCGCCATGTCCGTCAGACAGGCGGGCCCGGACAGTATGCGCGCGTGGTGCTGGACATTGCTCCGGCGGCACGCGGCGCGGGGCTCGTCTTCGTCGACGACACGCGAGGAGGCTCCATTCCGAGGGAGCTGGTGCCGGCCATCCAGAAGGGCGTGGCGGGGGCCATGGAGCGCGGGGTGCGGGATGGCGTGGCGCTGGTGGACATGGAGGTCCGACTGGTGGACGGGGATACGCATGTGCGTGATTCCACGCCCCAGGCGTTCTCCCTGGCGGGCTCCCTCGCGGTCCAGGAGGCGGTGCGGCGCGTGGGCGTCCAGGTCCTCGAGCCGGTGATGGATGTCGAGGTCACCACACCCGAGGAGTACGTGGGTGAGGTGCTCGGAGACCTGGCCGCGCGGCGCGGACGGGTGCAGGGGATGGAGACACAAGGGCCCGCGCGGCGAGTGTTCGCACGCGTGCCCATGGCCAGTCTGTTCGGCTACGTGACGAGCCTGCGAGGCCGGACACAGGGGCGAGGCCAGGCGAGCATGCGCCTGGGCTCCTACGAGCCCCTGCCCGATGCGCGGGTGTGA
- a CDS encoding cyclic nucleotide-binding domain-containing protein: protein MSRSEAEVPEVSSERGGVDGTLQALQSLMGLETEATAARLYEELSLAQRERLLREAELSPLDVRARLSEVLRWARDFAGAARLLSGCGEDARVAALYVQAGQYVDAAEAYLRVGDAERAAAAFERGGALERALEVYRGLGSSEAVAQCLVRLGRPYEAALIYRELGQPHSEVEALGCVPVGDARYVESVLRMCMLLDAGGFTRRALALLADTMRGSESVRADPALAAEKARLLRRMGMEAEAEAVIARLTAQGIVPRDDGYEYLKAIPIFGELSLEDMRDLYRVARQVLIPAGAVVLEKGTMGVGLFVLLEGTVEVFSGTEDDARRLNTLGPGAHLGEISLVQDAPVSARVKARTAVRALRITRAGFQHYLDTHESAALRIYRLFTQNLAARVRALSS from the coding sequence ATGTCACGGTCCGAGGCGGAAGTGCCCGAAGTGAGCAGCGAGCGGGGCGGCGTGGATGGAACGCTCCAGGCGTTGCAGTCGCTGATGGGATTGGAGACCGAGGCGACGGCCGCGCGGCTCTACGAGGAGCTGAGCCTGGCGCAACGCGAGCGCCTGTTGCGTGAAGCCGAGCTGTCCCCCTTGGATGTTCGCGCGCGCCTGTCGGAGGTGCTGCGATGGGCGCGTGACTTCGCCGGCGCCGCGAGGCTGCTGAGCGGCTGCGGCGAGGACGCGCGCGTGGCGGCCTTGTATGTCCAGGCCGGGCAGTACGTGGACGCGGCGGAAGCGTACCTGCGCGTGGGGGATGCGGAGCGCGCGGCCGCGGCTTTCGAGCGCGGTGGCGCGCTGGAGCGGGCCCTGGAGGTGTACCGGGGCCTGGGCTCGTCCGAGGCGGTGGCCCAGTGTCTGGTCCGCCTGGGACGCCCCTATGAGGCGGCGCTCATCTACCGGGAGCTGGGGCAGCCCCACTCGGAGGTGGAGGCGCTGGGCTGTGTCCCCGTGGGGGATGCGCGGTACGTGGAGTCGGTGCTGCGCATGTGCATGTTGCTGGACGCGGGAGGCTTCACGCGCCGGGCGCTGGCGTTGCTCGCGGACACGATGCGCGGCTCGGAGTCGGTGCGCGCGGACCCCGCGCTGGCCGCGGAGAAGGCTCGGCTGCTGCGGCGCATGGGCATGGAGGCGGAGGCCGAGGCCGTCATCGCCCGGCTGACCGCGCAGGGCATCGTGCCGAGGGACGACGGCTACGAGTACCTCAAGGCGATTCCCATCTTCGGCGAGCTGTCGCTGGAGGACATGCGAGACCTCTACCGCGTGGCGCGGCAGGTGCTCATCCCCGCGGGCGCCGTGGTGCTGGAGAAGGGGACAATGGGGGTGGGGCTCTTCGTGCTGCTGGAAGGCACGGTGGAGGTCTTCAGCGGCACGGAGGACGACGCACGGCGGCTCAACACGCTGGGGCCCGGGGCCCACCTGGGGGAAATCTCCCTGGTCCAGGACGCGCCTGTGTCCGCCCGGGTGAAGGCGCGCACGGCGGTCCGCGCGCTGCGCATCACCCGCGCGGGCTTCCAGCACTACCTGGACACGCACGAGTCCGCAGCGCTGCGCATCTACCGGCTCTTCACGCAGAACCTCGCCGCGCGGGTGAGGGCGCTCAGCAGTTGA
- a CDS encoding FKBP-type peptidyl-prolyl cis-trans isomerase has product MLRSLLLCALLLPLMGCGDDSPGQGNPDNGDPTKVTYAESLNVDLSTMTRLPSGLYLQDLGAVGTGAEATDGARVQVHYSGWLPDGKMFETSEGKAPIGFNLGRKQVIDGWDQGILGMRVGGKRRLIIPSSLGYGSQGSSSGRIPPYTVLIFDVELISVR; this is encoded by the coding sequence ATGCTCCGCTCGCTTCTGTTGTGTGCCCTGCTCCTGCCCCTGATGGGCTGTGGCGATGACTCGCCCGGGCAGGGGAACCCGGACAACGGCGACCCGACGAAGGTGACGTACGCGGAGAGCCTGAACGTGGACCTGTCGACGATGACCCGCCTGCCCAGTGGCCTGTACCTCCAGGACCTGGGGGCCGTGGGGACGGGGGCGGAGGCGACGGACGGGGCGCGGGTCCAGGTGCACTACTCGGGCTGGCTTCCCGACGGGAAGATGTTCGAGACCTCGGAGGGCAAGGCGCCGATCGGCTTCAACCTGGGGCGGAAGCAGGTCATCGACGGCTGGGACCAGGGCATCCTGGGCATGCGCGTGGGGGGCAAGCGGCGCCTCATCATTCCCTCCTCGCTGGGCTACGGCTCGCAGGGCTCTTCGTCGGGCCGCATTCCTCCGTACACGGTCCTCATCTTCGACGTGGAGCTCATCTCCGTCCGCTGA
- a CDS encoding metallophosphoesterase codes for MPRWLSFLLWFVPILTLLGVAHVYLYRRLIRDMTAHRGLRRGAQALLISGFVGAAGFRYFGVWFPSEGIRLLGIGLLAWMGLVMYLFFCTLAVELVQRVASRRKRGAVPPSQPPVSLPPSPERRAVLTGGLAVGAGVAGIGMSGFGAWRAFHPPDVRDTPVRLPRLPRALDGFSLVQLTDIHVGDVLQRHFVDELVARTNALKPDVIAITGDLVDGPVSRLGPYVAGFGALRARHGVFFVTGNHDYYSGATSWVAFLERLGITVLRNRAVSIGDAGASFSLAGVDDWSAFRMGEPGYDLDAALREVSPDRASVLLAHQPSNFDEVALRGVGLQVSGHTHGGQMFPGNLVGDLIWGSRNAGLSRTGDSQLYVSRGCGFVGPPMRVGAPPEIARLVLLPG; via the coding sequence ATGCCCCGCTGGCTCAGCTTCCTTTTGTGGTTCGTCCCCATCCTGACGCTGCTTGGCGTCGCGCACGTCTATCTCTACCGAAGACTCATCCGAGACATGACGGCGCACCGCGGCCTTCGCCGTGGCGCCCAGGCCCTGCTCATCTCGGGCTTCGTGGGGGCCGCCGGGTTCCGCTACTTCGGCGTCTGGTTCCCCTCCGAGGGCATCCGGCTGCTGGGCATCGGACTGCTCGCATGGATGGGCCTGGTCATGTACCTGTTCTTCTGCACGCTGGCGGTGGAGCTGGTGCAGCGCGTGGCGAGCCGGCGCAAGCGCGGTGCGGTGCCCCCCAGCCAGCCCCCTGTCTCGCTTCCGCCCTCCCCCGAGCGCCGCGCGGTCCTCACCGGCGGACTGGCCGTGGGCGCGGGCGTCGCGGGCATCGGGATGAGCGGCTTCGGAGCGTGGCGCGCGTTCCACCCGCCCGACGTGCGCGACACACCCGTGCGCCTGCCTCGCCTGCCTCGGGCCCTGGATGGTTTCTCCCTGGTGCAGCTCACGGACATCCACGTGGGCGACGTGCTCCAGCGCCACTTCGTGGATGAGCTGGTCGCGCGCACCAACGCGCTGAAGCCCGACGTCATCGCCATCACGGGCGACCTGGTGGATGGCCCGGTGAGCAGGCTGGGCCCCTACGTCGCGGGCTTCGGTGCCCTTCGCGCGCGCCATGGAGTGTTCTTCGTCACCGGCAATCATGATTACTATTCCGGCGCAACGTCATGGGTGGCCTTCCTGGAGCGACTGGGCATCACCGTGCTGCGCAACCGCGCCGTGTCCATCGGGGACGCGGGAGCTTCCTTTTCATTGGCGGGGGTGGACGACTGGAGCGCCTTCCGGATGGGCGAGCCCGGGTACGACCTGGACGCGGCGCTTCGCGAGGTGAGTCCGGACCGGGCTTCCGTGCTCCTGGCGCATCAGCCGTCCAACTTCGACGAGGTGGCCCTGCGCGGCGTGGGGCTCCAGGTCTCCGGCCATACCCACGGCGGGCAGATGTTCCCGGGCAACCTCGTGGGAGACCTCATCTGGGGCAGCCGCAATGCGGGGCTCAGCCGCACGGGCGACTCCCAGCTCTACGTCAGCCGGGGCTGTGGCTTCGTCGGCCCGCCCATGCGCGTGGGGGCTCCTCCGGAGATTGCCCGGCTCGTGTTGCTGCCTGGGTGA
- a CDS encoding RNA polymerase sigma factor has protein sequence MGSPSDEALMERFCDGASDAFETLFARHSGRVQGFLTRMVRDGPLAEDLLQTTFLSVIRARGRYEPGTRFIPWLMTIAANAARDSLRHRHHVDAYASGANTGDPTSAPPPSGDPSLRQHLLDALQQLPPDHREAVVLSKVEGWSFDEIAELRGISAGAARLRAHRGYEKLREILGALGEA, from the coding sequence ATGGGAAGTCCCTCGGATGAAGCACTCATGGAACGGTTCTGCGACGGTGCATCAGACGCGTTCGAGACCTTGTTCGCCCGACATTCCGGCCGGGTGCAGGGGTTCTTGACGCGAATGGTGCGGGACGGCCCGCTCGCCGAGGACCTCTTGCAGACCACATTCCTGTCCGTCATCCGAGCCCGGGGGCGCTACGAGCCCGGGACTCGATTCATCCCCTGGCTGATGACCATCGCCGCGAATGCCGCGCGGGACTCGTTGCGTCATCGCCACCATGTGGACGCCTACGCCTCGGGGGCCAATACAGGAGACCCCACCTCCGCGCCTCCGCCCTCTGGCGACCCCTCCCTGCGCCAGCACCTGCTGGACGCGCTGCAACAGCTCCCCCCCGACCACCGCGAGGCCGTCGTGCTGAGCAAGGTGGAAGGCTGGTCCTTCGATGAGATCGCCGAGCTCCGGGGCATCAGCGCGGGCGCGGCGAGACTCCGGGCCCACCGGGGTTACGAAAAGCTCCGGGAGATTCTCGGCGCGTTGGGAGAGGCGTGA
- a CDS encoding DUF1109 domain-containing protein yields the protein MKTPIDIDALLNEEPRAEAGAFSRALESARGELALNQPVRRWRTQAAWVMASCGTIALLVVAVLLVGGALSGPALLQRAPLLLLLLTTSGVCAWGALSPRGRGLRRAAVGLAMACAATLVLARGSPSSPASLPAWVCTASHLAVDLVPLIVALVVLRGAAFQPLRALCAGLSVGTTGAFVGELACEQDWRHVAGYHLLAWALICAAAILLSRSLKPRSYAP from the coding sequence ATGAAGACGCCCATCGACATCGACGCCCTGCTCAACGAGGAGCCTCGCGCGGAGGCGGGGGCCTTCTCTCGAGCCCTCGAGAGCGCACGAGGCGAGCTTGCGTTGAATCAGCCCGTGAGACGCTGGCGCACCCAGGCCGCGTGGGTGATGGCGTCGTGCGGCACCATCGCCTTGCTGGTGGTCGCGGTCCTGCTCGTGGGGGGTGCGTTGAGCGGCCCGGCCCTGCTCCAGCGAGCCCCCTTGCTGTTGCTCCTGCTCACGACCAGCGGCGTCTGTGCATGGGGGGCCCTGTCGCCACGCGGGCGCGGCCTGCGCCGTGCCGCCGTGGGTCTGGCCATGGCTTGCGCCGCGACACTCGTGCTCGCGCGAGGCTCCCCCAGCTCGCCGGCTTCGCTTCCCGCCTGGGTGTGTACGGCGAGCCACCTCGCGGTGGACCTCGTGCCCCTCATCGTCGCGCTGGTGGTGCTGCGCGGCGCGGCCTTTCAACCCCTGCGCGCCCTGTGCGCGGGCCTGTCCGTCGGCACGACGGGGGCCTTCGTGGGTGAGCTCGCGTGTGAGCAGGACTGGCGGCACGTCGCCGGCTACCACCTGCTCGCCTGGGCGCTCATCTGCGCGGCGGCAATCCTTCTCTCCCGCTCCCTCAAGCCCCGCTCCTACGCACCATGA
- a CDS encoding Carotenogenesis protein CarS: MIQDPSLIVKRDVDGAPVHIGDRVTVIPDSTDGTISPGFLGRTGIVVALVYDDPVQQYPADPLIQVRVDGLGDDLFFLDELVSDRVHSRGRRKEHARPPRPGSHRLQ, from the coding sequence ATGATCCAGGACCCCTCTCTCATCGTGAAGCGAGACGTGGACGGTGCCCCCGTGCACATCGGAGATCGCGTCACCGTCATCCCCGATTCGACGGACGGCACCATCAGCCCGGGCTTCCTCGGCCGCACGGGCATCGTCGTGGCGCTCGTCTACGATGACCCCGTCCAGCAGTACCCCGCGGACCCGCTCATCCAGGTGCGCGTGGACGGACTGGGAGATGACCTCTTCTTCCTCGATGAATTGGTCTCGGACCGGGTGCATTCACGAGGGCGCCGCAAGGAGCACGCGCGGCCCCCGCGCCCCGGCTCGCATCGCTTGCAGTAG
- a CDS encoding RNA ligase family protein — protein sequence MNLSDPELRPLGRKAYGSIPHLPGSRTGPADRHLPPALARVCTERVRDARDRVVVLEKLDGSCVAAARVGDTVLALGREGRLAAHSPNEARRLWAGWVTTHSERFMAVLKPGEWLVGEWLALAHSTRYALTHEPFVAFDLMSQGLRLPWARLTERLQVADFVTPGPIHEGGPLDIETAMSRLQPRGFHHAMDPVEGAVWRLERQEGSGVRVDFLAKYVRRDKVDGGLLPENTGHPALWNWRPEAPSSKEVLP from the coding sequence GTGAACCTCTCCGACCCCGAGCTCCGCCCGCTGGGCCGAAAGGCCTACGGCTCGATTCCCCACCTGCCAGGTTCGCGAACCGGCCCCGCGGATAGACACCTCCCTCCCGCGCTCGCGCGTGTGTGCACCGAACGTGTGCGCGATGCGCGAGACCGTGTCGTCGTCCTGGAGAAGCTGGACGGCTCCTGTGTCGCCGCCGCTCGAGTGGGTGACACCGTCCTCGCGCTGGGTCGCGAAGGACGCCTCGCCGCGCATTCTCCCAACGAAGCCCGCAGGCTCTGGGCTGGCTGGGTCACCACCCACTCCGAGCGCTTCATGGCCGTGTTGAAGCCCGGCGAGTGGCTGGTCGGTGAATGGCTCGCCCTGGCGCACAGCACCCGCTATGCGCTCACCCATGAGCCCTTCGTTGCCTTCGACCTGATGAGCCAGGGACTTCGCCTCCCGTGGGCCCGGCTCACCGAGCGCCTCCAGGTGGCGGACTTCGTCACCCCGGGCCCGATTCACGAAGGCGGTCCGCTGGATATCGAGACCGCGATGTCGCGCCTCCAGCCGCGGGGATTTCATCACGCCATGGACCCGGTGGAGGGCGCAGTGTGGCGGCTCGAGCGACAAGAAGGCTCGGGTGTCAGGGTGGATTTCCTGGCCAAGTATGTCCGCCGCGACAAGGTGGACGGGGGCCTGCTTCCAGAGAACACCGGGCACCCCGCCCTCTGGAACTGGCGCCCCGAAGCGCCCTCATCGAAGGAAGTGCTCCCGTGA
- a CDS encoding non-canonical purine NTP pyrophosphatase, with the protein MTRAILVTGNRHKADEVIRLLAGLDITWQKLSLPGFEDDALTAPLDLASVAKHKVLAACSRLGAPCIVETTALELEGGESFSGARFKQELLTRGAQSFFAEHGGRRGRTRVAVAYSADGHPDRVHIFEGAISGVLLTQPRGEGGYGWDSAWLPDGYQRTLGEMEGNKFFVNMRHRPYLELADLLRPASPGGAYEAHLTVSARSEDDLERFRAFCDAASVKCIFIELGRGAEPFQPMTASYHHGTLRHAQEEVRGMARALASQGFDVTRMKLEALGKNRDMPEDDAAALAQPANYFEFHVKVLLPASGGDLDTLQARCTRHGAHVSRNARKVREDGASERFVTLRVHGLGRANADARFTALLEDLTGLGYPLTQRLREYTVYDSNHGLDRGWLEGTP; encoded by the coding sequence GTGACCCGGGCCATTCTCGTCACCGGCAACCGCCACAAGGCCGATGAGGTCATCCGCCTCCTGGCGGGCCTCGACATCACCTGGCAGAAGCTCTCCCTCCCTGGCTTCGAGGACGATGCGCTCACCGCGCCGCTCGACCTCGCCTCGGTCGCGAAGCACAAGGTGCTGGCGGCCTGCTCACGGCTCGGTGCGCCGTGCATCGTGGAGACCACCGCGCTGGAGCTGGAGGGCGGCGAGTCCTTCTCGGGCGCGCGCTTCAAGCAGGAGCTGCTGACGCGCGGCGCGCAGTCCTTCTTCGCGGAGCATGGTGGCCGGCGGGGGCGCACTCGCGTGGCCGTGGCCTACTCCGCGGACGGGCATCCCGACCGCGTCCACATCTTCGAGGGTGCCATCTCGGGCGTGCTGCTCACGCAACCCCGTGGCGAAGGGGGCTACGGCTGGGACAGCGCGTGGCTGCCGGATGGGTATCAGCGAACGCTCGGCGAGATGGAGGGGAACAAGTTCTTCGTGAACATGCGGCACAGGCCCTACCTGGAGCTGGCGGACTTGCTGCGTCCCGCCTCTCCCGGTGGCGCGTACGAGGCGCACCTCACCGTCTCCGCCCGCTCCGAGGACGACCTCGAGCGCTTCCGCGCGTTCTGCGACGCGGCCTCGGTGAAGTGCATCTTCATCGAGCTGGGCCGAGGCGCCGAGCCCTTCCAACCCATGACGGCCTCGTATCACCACGGCACGCTCCGGCACGCGCAGGAGGAAGTGAGGGGGATGGCGCGAGCACTCGCGAGCCAGGGCTTCGACGTGACCCGCATGAAGCTGGAGGCGCTGGGGAAGAATCGCGACATGCCCGAGGACGACGCGGCGGCGCTTGCGCAGCCCGCCAACTACTTCGAGTTCCACGTGAAGGTCCTGCTGCCCGCGAGTGGCGGCGATCTGGACACGCTCCAGGCGCGCTGCACGCGGCATGGCGCGCATGTGTCCCGCAACGCGCGCAAGGTGCGCGAGGACGGCGCCTCCGAGCGCTTCGTCACGTTGCGCGTCCACGGGCTCGGCCGGGCCAACGCCGACGCGCGCTTCACCGCGCTGCTGGAGGACCTTACGGGCCTGGGGTATCCGCTCACGCAGCGGCTGCGCGAGTACACCGTCTACGACTCCAACCACGGCCTCGACCGAGGCTGGCTGGAGGGCACTCCATGA